A DNA window from Salvelinus namaycush isolate Seneca chromosome 30, SaNama_1.0, whole genome shotgun sequence contains the following coding sequences:
- the LOC120024987 gene encoding ER membrane protein complex subunit 8-like: protein MRMSIKLTTQAYCKMLLHAAKYPHCAVNGLLVAEKQKEKKKDSHSTPILCVDCIPLFHGTLALAPMLEVALTLIDTWCKENKYVIAGYYQANERTKDFRPNQVAEKVGARIAENFSEAAMIMVDSTRFTMGCYEPILAIYDHHENKWKCRDCNADCFEDWCEAQKITSALLEGRSYESLIDFDNHLDDLRNDWTNPEINKSVLHLC, encoded by the exons ATGAGAATGAGTATTAAATTGACAACTCAGGCTTATTGCAAGATGCTTTTGCATGCTGCTAAATATCCTCATTGCGCCGTGAACGGATTACTGGTTGctgagaaacagaaggagaagaAAAAAGACAGCCACTCCACTCCAATCCTCTGTGTGGATTGTATACCACTATTCCACGGCACACTTGCATTGGCACCTATGCTGGAAGTGGCACTTACATTG ATTGACACGTGGTGTAAAGAGAACAAATATGTCATAGCTGGGTATTACCAAGCCAACGAGCGCACAAAGGACTTCAG ACCTAACCAGGTTGCTGAAAAAGTTGGGGCCAGGATTGCAGAGAACTTCAGCGAAGCAGCAATGATTATG GTGGACAGCACCAGATTCACCATGGGCTGCTATGAGCCCATATTAGCCATATATGACCACCATGAAAACAAGTGGAAATGCAGGGACTGTAATGC GGACTGCTTTGAGGACTGGTGTGAGGCTCAGAAGATCACGTCGGCTCTGCTGGAGGGCAGGTCCTACGAGAGCCTAATCGACTTCGACAATCACCTAGACGACCTCAGGAATGACTGGACCAACCCTGAGATCAACAAGTCTGTGCTGCACCTGTGCTAA
- the gins2 gene encoding DNA replication complex GINS protein PSF2 — MDPSEVEFLAEKEVVKIIPNFSLDKIYLIGGDLGPFNPGLPVDVPVWLALNLKQRQKCRIVPPEWMDVEKLEEIRELERKEDTFTPVPSPYYMELTKLLLNHASDNIPKADEIRTLVKDIWDTRIAKLRLSADSFISQQEAHAKLDNLTLMEINTTRSFLLDTLNCMYKLRSNLQPGSSGGKAQDHH; from the exons ATGGACCCTTCTGAGGTCGAATTCCTTGCCGAGAAGGAGGTAGTGAAGATTATCCCCAATTTCAGTCTTGACAAAATCTACTTGATCGGG GGTGATCTTGGTCCTTTTAACCCAGGGCTACCTGTCGACGTGCCTGTGTGGCTGGCCCTCAATCTGAAACAGAGGCAGAAATGCAGGATAGTGCCACCAGAGTGGATGGATGTAG AGAAACTGGAGGAGATAAGAGAGCTAGAGAGGAAGGAAGACACATTCACCCCTGTCCCCAGTCCATACTACATGGAGCTGACCAAGCTGCTACTCAACCA TGCATCTGATAACATTCCCAAAGCGGATGAGATCCGCACACTGGTGAAGGACATCTGGGACACGCGCATCGCCAAGCTCCGCCTCTCTGCTGACAGCTTCATCAGCCAGCAGGAAGCACACGCCAAG CTGGACAACCTGACTCTGATGGAGATTAACACGACACGGTCGTTCCTGCTGGACACTCTCAACTGCATGTATAAGCTGCGCTCCAACTTGCAGCCCGGCTCCAGTGGGGGCAAAGCCCAGGACCACCACTGA